A genome region from Vicinamibacterales bacterium includes the following:
- a CDS encoding O-methyltransferase — protein sequence MRLLWSCVAALLLGATALAQEPSLDTILADIRARDKGQLAVSEEDGRFLRLLVASTGRKRALEIGGASGYSAIWIAQGLRATGGRLVTIEYDPARARELAGNIQRAGMSDIVQVVSGDAFKEIPKLTGTFDFVFLDAWKRDYRKFLDLVYPRLDPGGLFTAHNVVNKRGEMQDFLDAIQHNAALWTSIVAPSGEGISLSWKREPR from the coding sequence ATGCGACTGCTCTGGTCATGCGTAGCGGCACTCCTGCTCGGCGCCACGGCGCTCGCGCAGGAGCCGAGCCTCGACACCATCCTCGCCGACATCCGCGCCCGTGACAAGGGACAGCTCGCAGTGAGCGAAGAAGACGGCCGGTTCCTCCGGCTGCTCGTCGCCTCGACGGGTCGAAAACGCGCCCTGGAGATCGGCGGCGCCTCTGGCTACAGCGCCATCTGGATCGCGCAGGGCCTGCGGGCGACTGGAGGCCGGCTCGTCACGATCGAGTACGATCCGGCGCGGGCCCGCGAACTCGCCGGCAACATCCAGCGCGCCGGCATGAGCGACATCGTCCAGGTCGTGTCAGGCGACGCGTTCAAGGAAATCCCGAAGCTGACGGGCACGTTCGATTTCGTCTTCCTCGACGCCTGGAAGCGGGATTACAGAAAGTTCCTGGATCTCGTCTATCCGCGGCTCGACCCGGGCGGTCTGTTCACGGCGCACAACGTGGTGAACAAGCGCGGCGAGATGCAGGATTTCCTGGACGCGATCCAGCACAACGCCGCTCTGTGGACGTCGATCGTCGCGCCCTCGGGAGAAGGAATCTCGCTGTCGTGGAAGCGCGAGCCGCGCTGA